Within the Canis aureus isolate CA01 chromosome 18, VMU_Caureus_v.1.0, whole genome shotgun sequence genome, the region CAGTTTCATTACAATGGAGTTTtaagaaaatagttaaaattcaAATAGCAGTTGTTCTTCATAAAACAAAAGAATCctctgggtggcaggcactgaaagggcacttgacgggatgagcactgggtgttattctgtatgttgacaaattaaacaccaataaaaaataaatttatttaaaaaaccccaaaagaatCCCCAGAATTGCACTATATTTCATATCATTACAACACTATGTATAGCGATGCTACACATGAcatgtgatttatttaaaaaaaatacagacttcaGAAAACCTAAAATTTGCTATTACAATATTGATCACTTTTCCTTATAGCACAAAACCCCTATAATgatcaatacatttaaaaatgaaaagaccaaACTTCGAGGAATCACATTTCAGTCTCCCATATAAAAGGCTGATGTctatagaaaaaggaaataaatacaagttCCCTAATCCTCTGATATCCTGAAGAAGGACAATGTACATTACAAGGTAGACTCAATATGCTTAATCATCATTCTGATACCTCTTTTCTTTATCTAGGTAAagtatgttaatttttataataatcttaTAAATTTATAACTTGGTTATAATTAAgcttattattcattttaacaaACTGATTAATCCAAGGTATGATATTGGACTCTGAAGAATGTTATGATTGGACAAATGtaaaactatttattaaaaagaaaaggttatcagtgctttgttttattataatattatgtgGTATTATGATTGGCCAATATCTTTCCATTGTTAACTGGTATTGCATAACACAGATGATACAATTGTGCATATTATAGCAAATATTTACCTATAGTCATCATTTGAAATTTCtgtaacaaaagaaatataatattcaaTGAAAAAAGCATGCTCacagtttttcattttctaaatcttATGTACTTGTCTGTAAAACTTTTGATACAAAGATAGGTAAATATTGGGTGCTGAATTCTATCAGTTGAATACATAGATTTCTGCATAAAGTAGATAGGAAAAAAGTTAATTAGGCAATTTGCTCTCCAGACTTGCTCTTCCCCAACATCTTCATGAATGCTCTGGATACTTCCTTGTTGCGGAGGCTATAGATGAGGGGATTCAGCATGGGAGTGAGGATCGTGTAGAAGGCTGACACCATCTTGTCCTGGGTGGGGGAACGATCAGAAACAGGCCGCATGTATATGAACATAGCTGCTCCATAATACATTCCCACCACCATGAGGTGGGAGGAACATGTGGCAAAAGCTTTTTGTCGTCCCTCTCCAGACCCCATGTGAATGACAGCCACAATAACATGAACATAGGAAACAATGATTACTGCTACAGGAAAGAGAAGCATAATTATACAACAAATAAACATTAACCTTTCAAAGAGCAATGTAGTAGTACATGAGAGAGTGAGAAGAGCAGGGACATCACAGAAAAAGTGGGGTATTTCCCGGGCTCCACAATATGGGAAAGAAAGTGCAACTGCAATGACAATTATACCATCAAGAAAGCCAATGGTCCAGGAAGAAACAACCATAACACAATAGATTTTCTGATTCATGAGAACTGAGTATCGTAATGGGTGACAAATGGCAACGTAACGGTCATAGGCCATTGTAGCCAACAGGAAACATTCTGCTCCAAGCAGGGACACATAGAAGAAAATCTGGGCTCCACAGCCAGCCAAAGAAATGGACTTGCTGCCAGACATATAGTTGAAGGCCATCTTGGGTACAGTGGTGCAGACAAGCATGAGGTCCATCAGAGAGAGCTGGCTGAGGAGGAAGTACATGGGTGTATGGAGCTGAGTGTCCAAGTAGATGAAGAGAATCATAGCAGTG harbors:
- the LOC144288407 gene encoding olfactory receptor 2M3-like, translating into MAWGNQTFNSGFILLGIFNYSPTHIFLFSLVLGIFTVAFMGNTAMILFIYLDTQLHTPMYFLLSQLSLMDLMLVCTTVPKMAFNYMSGSKSISLAGCGAQIFFYVSLLGAECFLLATMAYDRYVAICHPLRYSVLMNQKIYCVMVVSSWTIGFLDGIIVIAVALSFPYCGAREIPHFFCDVPALLTLSCTTTLLFERLMFICCIIMLLFPVAVIIVSYVHVIVAVIHMGSGEGRQKAFATCSSHLMVVGMYYGAAMFIYMRPVSDRSPTQDKMVSAFYTILTPMLNPLIYSLRNKEVSRAFMKMLGKSKSGEQIA